From one Rhineura floridana isolate rRhiFlo1 chromosome 4, rRhiFlo1.hap2, whole genome shotgun sequence genomic stretch:
- the DACT2 gene encoding dapper homolog 2, producing MLLGRQQRPGGWDRCRVSERLQAALAGLQELQVLREKQRALVSGALAMQDPPNKEQRLEATLTALKEQLSRLRRQDVGLKSHLDQLDQQISELKLDVGKTSLEYLDSDSRPSSGFYELSDGGSCSLSNSCTSVFSESISSSHASLLPSLQHPKAHLTIFDYRPKSADETTVHNQFQQQGAYTGDECHIKVCPDISGTPTRSRPRPVSTGDLERLTLTEAGYPKATDLKSFPLLSPGGEIPFYCVDPKYQSDLVSKSGNDVYPYPSPLHAVALQSPLFSLTGLPAEKEGHPLPNKVAPNAVGPSLIRTRPVIESRPGGYINKLLQLTRSRGNNQADASERCPTKSQPLTMLQRLIIIPSPGGVKINSSGSQLEKQGSSMHSNKVEGKLQREMAEGECVKQQGSAHSMSTEQTAALLHAESSLAVNGCYLARPSVRDSPLTEAGESSLERSSSSSQLGTEDSSLSPPSTNVVPAKKSHKKPVKGGSHEPMPQGGFVHAKFVPAESHQVSVRFANSKMKPVKVKRRNSEKVPRPGKQALFVEKPRGVHHVPARLPAEWNLPQRQLRGRNLIRRPTFAGEATGRSCSESSLYPAPFRIPQVPSQPELYQASAMYSLETAYIDTTKKKQRKWQSTVEISAKTQVATLSSGFALGPPRQQVRRAGITRTVMMRTRSKNHHPFRPGSYAKSESDHSEYSAECASLFHSTIAETSEGEVSDYTANRFGDSESSESDLGDSSNGNNLTLDYDGEGNEHELIWPDSSARQPTASSKPLPPVPKLCRIKASKALKKKIRRFQPASLKVMTMV from the exons TCACGTCTGAGGAGACAAGATGTTGGACTGAAAAGCCACCTGGATCAGCTGGACCAACAAATTAGTGAACTGAAGTTGGATGTTGGCAAAACCTCCCTTGAGTATCTCGACAGTGACAGCAGACCCAGCTCAG GCTTTTATGAACTGAGTGATGGTGGCTCTTGCTCCCTATCCAATTCCTGTACATCGGTCTTCAGTGAAtccatctcctcctcccatgCCAGTCTGTTGCCAAGTTTACAGCACCCCAAGGCCCATCTCACCATCTTTGATTACCGTCCCAAATCTGCAGATGAAACCACAGTACACAACCAGTTCCAACAGCAGGGAGCCTATACTGGTGATGAATGTCATATCAAAGTTTGCCCTGATATTTCAGGGACTCCCACCAGGTCCAGGCCAAGGCCTGTTTCCACAG GTGACCTTGAAAGACTCACCCTGACAGAAGCAGGATATCCTAAAGCAACCGATCTGAAATCCTTTCCTCTGCTTTCTCCAGGAGGGGAAATCCCATTCTACTGTGTTGATCCCAAATACCAGAGTGACTTGGTCTCTAAAAGTGGGAATGATGTGTATCCTTACCCCAGCCCTCTTCACGCTGTGGCTTTACAAAGTCCACTTTTTTCCCTGACAGGACTTCCCGCAGAAAAAGAGGGTCATCCCTTGCCTAACAAGGTTGCACCTAATGCTGTTGGGCCCAGTTTGATTAGGACTCGGCCAGTCATAGAATCCAGGCCAGGAGGTTACATCAACAAACTGCTCCAGCTGACACGCTCTAGAGGAAACAATCAGGCGGACGCCAGTGAGAGGTGTCCAACAAAGAGCCAGCCTTTGACAATGCTCCAGAGACTCATTATAATCCCCAGTCCTGGCGGAGTGAAAATTAATAGCAGTGGCAGCCAGCTGGAAAAACAAGGGAGCTCAATGCATAGTAACAAAGTTGAGGGGAAACTGCAGAGGGAGATGGCTGAAGGGGAATGTGTCAAACAGCAGGGGTCTGCGCACAGTATGAGCACCGAGCAGACGGCTGCCTTGCTTCATGCAGAGTCTTCATTGGCTGTGAATGGCTGCTATCTTGCCAGGCCATCTGTACGGGATTCTCCTCTGACTGAAGCCGGGGAAAGCAGCCTGGAACGCAGCTCTTCCAGCTCACAGCTAGGAACTGAGGATTCCAGTCTGAGTCCCCCAAGTACAAATGTTGTCCCAGCCAAAAAATCGCACAAGAAACCTGTCAAGGGAGGAAGTCATGAACCCATGCCTCAGGGTGGTTTTGTTCATGCCAAGTTTGTCCCTGCAGAATCCCATCAAGTCAGCGTAAGGTTTGCAAACTCTAAAATGAAGCCTGTGAAGGTAAAAAGGAGGAACAGCGAGAAGGTGCCAAGGCCTGGGAAGCAAGCTCTTTTTGTGGAGAAGCCACGGGGAGTTCACCATGTTCCTGCCAGGCTGCCTGCTGAGTGGAATCTGCCTCAGAGACAGCTCAGAGGAAGGAACCTCATTAGGAGGCCGACTTTTGCTGGGGAAGCTACAGGGAGGTCTTGCTCAGAATCCAGCCTGTACCCAGCACCATTCAGAATCCCTCAAGTACCCTCTCAACCTGAACTCTACcaggcatctgccatgtattctCTTGAAACGGCCTATATAGACACAACCAAGAAAAAGCAACGCAAATGGCAGTCCACGGTGGAAATCTCAGCAAAAACCCAAGTTGCCACCCTTTCAAGTGGCTTTGCCCTCGGGCCACCAAGACAGCAGGTGAGGAGAGCTGGGATTACGCGTACTGTAATGATGAGGACCCGTTCAAAGAACCACCACCCCTTTCGCCCTGGGTCATATGCTAAAAGTGAGTCTGATCACTCTGAATACTCTGCAGAGTGTGCTTCCCTTTTCCACTCCACCATTGCTGAGACCAGTGAAGGAGAAGTCAGTGACTATACAGCCAACCGCTTTGGGGACAGCGAGTCCAGTGAAAGTGATTTGGGGGACAGCAGCAATGGCAACAACCTGACTCTTGACTATGATGGGGAGGGCAATGAGCATGAACTGATCTGGCCAGACTCTTCAGCCAGGCAGCCAACAGCTTCATCCAAGCCTCTTCCACCAGTGCCCAAACTCTGTCGTATCAAAGCTTCAAAGGCCCTCAAGAAGAAGATTAGGAGATTCCAACCAGCCTCTCTGAAAGTGATGACCATGGTTTAA